One genomic segment of Mesoterricola silvestris includes these proteins:
- a CDS encoding HD domain-containing protein: protein MTPWRQRCEEALGAQSRADAIRFWGTSHEGRPVFDYRFEHTLAAVRLAKWLAPLAGADPDVVECAAWLHDCRKVLNAPRTPDHHAQEASDAVAGILEGTDFPPGKIPAVRHAIEHHVGLKLTRRLEPAETACLWDADKLSKLGAASLVHYNCISGGFGPVDTATILARGRHWLGLARDIAGSMNTDAGRAEAGRRLAFLEAYYEQLRREWSDPMEPSTP from the coding sequence ATGACCCCATGGAGACAGCGTTGCGAGGAGGCCCTGGGGGCCCAGTCGAGGGCGGACGCCATCCGCTTCTGGGGCACCTCGCACGAAGGCAGGCCTGTCTTCGACTACCGGTTCGAGCACACCCTGGCCGCCGTGAGGCTGGCGAAGTGGCTGGCCCCCCTGGCGGGGGCCGACCCCGACGTGGTGGAGTGCGCGGCCTGGCTCCATGACTGCCGCAAGGTCCTCAACGCCCCCCGGACCCCGGACCACCACGCCCAGGAAGCCTCGGACGCGGTGGCCGGCATCCTGGAAGGCACGGACTTCCCCCCCGGCAAGATCCCCGCCGTGCGCCACGCCATCGAGCACCACGTGGGCCTCAAGCTGACCCGCCGCCTGGAGCCCGCGGAAACCGCCTGCCTCTGGGACGCCGACAAGCTCAGCAAGCTCGGGGCCGCCAGCCTCGTGCACTACAACTGCATCTCCGGGGGCTTCGGCCCCGTGGACACCGCCACCATCCTCGCCCGGGGCCGGCACTGGCTGGGCCTGGCCCGGGACATCGCCGGCAGCATGAACACCGACGCCGGCCGCGCCGAGGCCGGGCGCCGCCTGGCCTTCCTCGAGGCCTACTACGAACAGCTCCGCCGCGAGTGGAGCGATCCCATGGAGCCCTCCACGCCATGA
- the hutH gene encoding histidine ammonia-lyase: MTSLNGNDLDARVLRGIALGSAVTLDEKALARVAENRKVIQRILDEGRTVYGINTGFGQFATVVIPPDQLATLQLNLVRSHAAGVGEPLPKDQTRALMAARINCLLKGHSGIRPEPIRLLAACLNRDVLPVVPSQGSVGASGDLAPLAHMALLLVGEGLAWDGEAHIPGGRALAKAGLQPITLEPKEGLALINGTQLITAVGNLAVARLMDLVPLADEIAALSLEALRGTRAPYDPRIHQARPHPGQIQVAAHMREILGETSEIAESHKDCTRVQDAYSLRCIPQVHGVTRDALKFAGEILQRELNSATDNPMIFTETQESRSGGNFHGQYPAFACDLLAIAACDLASISERRQERLVNPAYSDLPAFLTREGGLESGFMMAHVTSAALVSEMKGLAHPACVDTIPTSAGKEDHVSMGPIAARKLMRAVDALEQVLALEARMALEGVRILGMAPARGLEPLMERLAAACPPWNDRPMYEEIAHAADALRVHVGE, encoded by the coding sequence ATGACCAGCCTGAACGGAAACGATCTTGACGCGCGCGTCCTGAGGGGCATCGCCCTGGGCTCCGCCGTCACCCTGGACGAGAAGGCCCTGGCCCGGGTGGCGGAGAACCGGAAGGTGATCCAGCGCATCCTGGACGAGGGGAGGACGGTCTACGGCATCAATACCGGCTTCGGCCAGTTCGCCACGGTGGTGATCCCCCCCGACCAGCTCGCCACCCTCCAGCTCAACCTCGTGCGCAGCCACGCCGCGGGCGTGGGCGAGCCCCTGCCCAAGGACCAGACCCGGGCCCTCATGGCGGCGCGCATCAACTGCCTGCTCAAGGGCCATTCGGGCATCCGCCCCGAGCCCATCCGCCTCCTGGCGGCCTGCCTCAACCGGGACGTGCTGCCCGTGGTGCCCTCCCAGGGCAGCGTGGGGGCCTCGGGGGACCTGGCCCCCCTGGCGCACATGGCCCTGCTCCTGGTGGGCGAAGGCCTGGCCTGGGACGGCGAGGCCCACATCCCCGGGGGCCGGGCCCTGGCCAAGGCCGGCCTTCAGCCCATCACCCTGGAGCCCAAGGAGGGCCTGGCCCTCATCAACGGCACCCAGCTCATCACCGCCGTGGGCAACCTGGCCGTGGCCCGGCTCATGGACCTGGTGCCCCTGGCCGACGAGATCGCAGCCCTGAGCCTGGAGGCCCTGCGGGGCACCCGGGCCCCCTACGATCCCCGCATCCACCAGGCCCGCCCCCACCCCGGCCAGATCCAGGTGGCCGCCCACATGCGCGAGATCCTGGGCGAGACCAGCGAGATCGCCGAGAGCCACAAGGACTGCACCCGGGTCCAGGACGCCTATTCCCTGCGCTGCATCCCCCAGGTGCACGGGGTCACCCGGGACGCCCTGAAGTTCGCGGGAGAGATCCTCCAGCGCGAGCTCAACAGCGCCACGGACAATCCCATGATCTTCACCGAGACCCAGGAGAGCCGCAGCGGCGGCAACTTCCACGGCCAGTACCCCGCCTTCGCCTGCGATCTGCTGGCCATCGCCGCCTGCGATCTGGCCAGCATCTCGGAGCGGCGCCAGGAGCGGCTGGTGAACCCGGCCTACTCGGACCTGCCCGCCTTCCTCACCCGGGAGGGCGGCCTGGAATCGGGCTTCATGATGGCCCACGTCACCTCCGCCGCCCTGGTCTCGGAAATGAAGGGCCTGGCCCACCCGGCCTGCGTGGACACCATCCCCACCAGCGCCGGCAAGGAGGACCACGTGAGCATGGGCCCCATCGCCGCCCGCAAGCTCATGCGGGCCGTGGACGCCCTGGAGCAGGTGCTGGCCCTGGAGGCCCGCATGGCCCTGGAGGGGGTGCGCATCCTGGGCATGGCCCCCGCCCGGGGCCTGGAGCCCCTCATGGAACGGCTCGCCGCGGCCTGCCCCCCCTGGAACGACCGCCCGATGTACGAGGAGATCGCACACGCCGCTGACGCGTTGCGGGTGCATGTGGGAGAATGA
- a CDS encoding MFS transporter produces MQPSKRAQLAIFCTVVVDLLGFGIVIPILPLYAKTLALHPSPWMDWVNQALNLKDSPFVFWAGVVLVIHPIAQFIAAPILGRVSDLVGRRPVLWMSLMGTCAAYLLMAMTGRFEWVLGARVLDGVTGGNISVAQAAMADSSSPQERSKALGIIGAAFGLGFVLGPAIAGILSGSQLGKTMLATHGWHLPFFVAAGMSFFASMLVLIWLPETLGPEARTHARKVQSRGHALVHALKRPGMPQILLIAFLAMTGFAMMEGTYALLCARRFNFSQRGVGYLFAFVGVLIVIYQGGLVRVVAKRIPERVAQLAGLAMMACSLPLIPYAPWEAPFLLVMVPLVWGSGMNQTATSALASQITPKDEQGGLFGVITSMSTIGRIVGPLLGTYTFARFGYAAPYWVAAACLTLGLVVAIGLLRTPAPLPEEDPI; encoded by the coding sequence ATGCAGCCATCAAAACGGGCCCAGTTGGCCATTTTCTGCACCGTCGTCGTGGATCTTCTCGGCTTCGGCATCGTCATTCCCATCCTTCCGCTCTACGCGAAGACCCTGGCCCTGCATCCCTCCCCCTGGATGGACTGGGTGAACCAGGCCCTCAACCTCAAGGACTCCCCCTTCGTCTTCTGGGCGGGGGTGGTCCTGGTGATCCACCCCATCGCCCAGTTCATCGCCGCGCCCATCCTCGGGCGGGTGTCGGACCTGGTGGGACGCAGGCCGGTGCTGTGGATGTCCCTCATGGGCACCTGCGCGGCCTACCTCCTCATGGCCATGACCGGGAGGTTCGAATGGGTGCTGGGGGCGCGCGTCCTGGACGGCGTCACGGGGGGCAACATCTCCGTGGCCCAGGCGGCCATGGCGGACTCCTCCTCCCCCCAGGAGCGCTCCAAGGCCCTGGGGATCATCGGGGCCGCCTTCGGCCTGGGCTTCGTCCTGGGGCCGGCCATCGCGGGGATCCTCTCCGGCTCCCAGCTGGGCAAGACGATGCTCGCCACCCACGGGTGGCACCTGCCCTTCTTCGTGGCCGCGGGCATGAGCTTTTTCGCGTCCATGCTCGTGCTGATCTGGCTCCCCGAGACCCTGGGCCCCGAGGCCAGGACCCACGCCCGGAAGGTGCAGAGCCGCGGCCACGCCCTGGTGCACGCCCTGAAGCGCCCCGGCATGCCCCAGATACTCCTCATCGCCTTCCTGGCCATGACCGGGTTCGCCATGATGGAGGGCACCTACGCCCTCCTCTGCGCCCGGCGCTTCAATTTCAGCCAGCGGGGGGTGGGGTACCTCTTCGCCTTCGTGGGCGTGCTCATCGTCATCTACCAGGGCGGCCTGGTGCGGGTGGTGGCCAAGCGCATCCCCGAGCGGGTCGCGCAGCTGGCGGGCCTGGCCATGATGGCCTGCAGCCTGCCCCTGATCCCCTACGCCCCCTGGGAGGCCCCCTTCCTCCTGGTCATGGTGCCCCTGGTGTGGGGCTCGGGCATGAACCAGACCGCCACCTCGGCCCTGGCCAGCCAGATCACGCCCAAGGACGAGCAGGGGGGCTTGTTTGGTGTCATAACATCCATGTCCACCATCGGACGCATCGTCGGTCCGCTTCTGGGCACCTATACCTTCGCCAGGTTCGGCTATGCGGCGCCCTACTGGGTGGCGGCGGCATGCCTGACCCTCGGCCTCGTGGTGGCCATCGGGCTCCTCCGCACGCCGGCGCCCCTGCCCGAGGAAGATCCCATCTGA
- a CDS encoding SRPBCC family protein, with product MVNWHAEHTLDTSAEPGDVWAKLEEVSAWPQWDTGITWAELSGPFSSGTRGRLEIRGEGRRVFRLARVEERSSFTALVKLPLAEIRHTHAQEACDLGTRMTHRIEITGPLSWFYALTRGRTLREGLAPGMRTLARMASARQS from the coding sequence ATGGTCAACTGGCACGCGGAGCACACCCTGGACACCTCGGCGGAGCCCGGGGACGTCTGGGCCAAGCTGGAGGAGGTGTCCGCCTGGCCCCAGTGGGACACGGGCATCACCTGGGCCGAGCTTTCGGGCCCCTTCTCCTCCGGCACCCGGGGGCGCCTGGAGATCCGGGGCGAAGGCCGCCGGGTCTTCCGCCTGGCCCGGGTGGAGGAGCGGTCCTCCTTCACGGCCCTGGTGAAGCTCCCCCTGGCCGAGATCCGCCACACCCACGCCCAGGAGGCCTGCGACCTGGGCACCCGCATGACCCACCGCATCGAGATCACCGGGCCCCTGTCCTGGTTCTACGCCCTCACCCGGGGCCGGACCCTGCGGGAGGGCCTGGCCCCCGGCATGCGCACCCTGGCGCGCATGGCCTCGGCCCGGCAATCATAG
- a CDS encoding pyridoxal phosphate-dependent aminotransferase, giving the protein MISRRLPGSFESNALSREIAAFRAQGRPFLDLTSSNPTRCGLPYPEAGILAALAAPSVLAYDPDPRGAARAREAVAAWHGVDPGDLVLTASTSEAYGWLFKLLCDPGDQVLVPSPSYPLFHWLAALEGVEARQVPALRTDRWDLDFQALAGAATPRTRAVVVVNPNNPTGQFLSREEWPRLLAFCAERGLALLVDEVFADYALEPAPDHLPTALGEADPPCPLFVLSGLSKIAALPQIKLGWIVARGAPARACLEPLAFIADQYLSVSAPALAAAGPLLALAPGIQAGLRARLASNLAALDAELARRPSLSRARVEGGWSAILRVPALEPGEDLALRLLREAGVLIHPGHFFDLPGDGHLVCSLLPADFPEGIGRVGKSIAPAGGK; this is encoded by the coding sequence ATGATATCCAGACGCCTCCCCGGCTCGTTCGAGTCCAATGCCCTGTCCCGGGAAATCGCCGCGTTCCGGGCCCAGGGCCGCCCCTTCCTGGATCTCACGTCCTCCAACCCCACCCGGTGCGGGCTGCCCTATCCGGAGGCCGGGATCCTGGCGGCCCTGGCCGCGCCTTCCGTGCTGGCCTACGACCCGGACCCCCGGGGCGCCGCCCGGGCCCGGGAGGCGGTGGCGGCCTGGCACGGGGTGGACCCCGGGGACCTGGTGCTCACGGCCTCCACCTCCGAGGCGTACGGGTGGCTCTTCAAGCTCCTCTGCGACCCCGGGGACCAGGTGCTGGTGCCGTCCCCCAGCTACCCCCTCTTCCACTGGCTGGCGGCCCTGGAGGGGGTGGAGGCCCGGCAGGTGCCCGCCCTGCGCACGGACCGGTGGGACCTGGATTTCCAGGCCCTGGCCGGGGCGGCCACCCCCCGCACCCGGGCGGTGGTGGTGGTCAATCCCAACAACCCCACCGGCCAGTTCCTCTCCCGGGAGGAGTGGCCCAGGCTCCTGGCCTTCTGCGCGGAGCGGGGGCTGGCGCTGCTGGTGGACGAGGTCTTCGCCGACTACGCCCTGGAGCCCGCCCCGGACCACCTCCCCACGGCCCTGGGGGAGGCGGACCCGCCCTGCCCCCTCTTCGTGCTTTCCGGCCTGAGCAAGATCGCCGCCCTGCCCCAGATCAAGCTGGGCTGGATCGTGGCCCGGGGGGCCCCGGCCCGGGCCTGCCTGGAGCCCCTGGCCTTCATCGCCGACCAGTACCTGTCCGTGTCGGCCCCGGCCCTGGCCGCCGCGGGCCCCCTCCTGGCCCTGGCCCCCGGCATCCAGGCCGGGCTCCGGGCACGGCTGGCCTCGAACCTGGCCGCCCTGGACGCCGAACTGGCCCGCCGTCCCTCCCTTTCCCGGGCCCGGGTGGAGGGAGGCTGGTCGGCCATCCTCCGGGTTCCCGCCCTGGAGCCGGGGGAGGACCTGGCCCTGCGCCTCCTCCGGGAAGCCGGGGTGCTGATCCATCCGGGGCATTTCTTCGACCTGCCCGGGGACGGGCACCTGGTGTGCAGCCTCCTGCCCGCGGACTTCCCCGAGGGCATCGGGCGGGTGGGAAAAAGCATCGCCCCGGCGGGCGGAAAATAA
- the elbB gene encoding isoprenoid biosynthesis glyoxalase ElbB — MSQVPNVAVLLAGCGHVDGAEIREAVFTLLALDQHGARVQCFAPDAPQAEVVDHRGGQRTGAARNILEEASRIARAGKCLDLAKADPASFDALLLPGGAGVAKNFCTFAREGAAGTVRPDVLKFVSAFFEAGKPVGAICIAPALVAMVLSSLGRKGTLTLGSGEGVAGAMAQLGIAHRAVPSAREIVVDEALNLVTTPAYMYDDARISDVWAGIERCCAEVVGRIRPGR; from the coding sequence ATGAGCCAGGTTCCCAACGTCGCGGTGCTCCTCGCGGGATGCGGCCACGTGGATGGCGCGGAGATCCGGGAGGCGGTCTTCACCCTGCTGGCCCTGGACCAGCACGGGGCCCGGGTGCAGTGCTTCGCCCCGGACGCGCCCCAGGCCGAGGTGGTGGACCACCGCGGAGGCCAGCGCACCGGAGCCGCGCGCAATATCCTCGAAGAGGCCTCCCGCATCGCCCGGGCGGGCAAGTGCCTGGACCTGGCCAAGGCCGACCCCGCGTCCTTCGACGCCCTGCTCCTGCCCGGGGGCGCCGGCGTCGCGAAGAATTTCTGCACCTTCGCCCGGGAGGGGGCCGCCGGCACCGTGCGCCCCGATGTCCTGAAGTTCGTCTCGGCCTTCTTCGAGGCCGGCAAGCCCGTGGGCGCCATCTGCATCGCCCCCGCCCTGGTGGCCATGGTGCTTTCCTCCCTGGGCCGCAAGGGGACCCTGACCCTGGGTTCGGGCGAAGGGGTCGCCGGCGCCATGGCCCAGCTGGGCATCGCCCACCGGGCGGTGCCCTCCGCCCGGGAGATCGTCGTCGACGAGGCCCTGAACCTGGTGACGACCCCCGCCTACATGTACGACGACGCCCGCATCTCCGACGTCTGGGCGGGCATCGAACGCTGCTGCGCCGAGGTGGTCGGCAGGATCCGCCCCGGCAGGTGA
- a CDS encoding DUF2520 domain-containing protein, with protein sequence MEPWTSFSILGRGRAGRALAEAWGGRATLLPGTARPGGPVLLAVPDGAVEGLARLFPGRCVHLSGSLHLEGVPSAHPLTSFDGAAGDWRGTPLALTGAVPAGLVAAFRDLGFAPFDLPAAVKPLYHACAVLASGHAATLWLGARELLARQGVALPGRGLAPLAEATLRNVEKHGAAGRTGPFVRGDAATVARDAAALPGDWRDVFLELGDL encoded by the coding sequence ATGGAACCCTGGACATCCTTCTCCATCCTCGGCCGGGGGCGCGCGGGTCGGGCCCTGGCGGAGGCCTGGGGGGGCCGCGCGACCCTGCTGCCCGGAACCGCCCGGCCCGGGGGCCCGGTGCTCCTGGCCGTTCCCGACGGGGCCGTGGAGGGCCTGGCCCGCCTCTTCCCGGGGCGCTGCGTCCACCTTTCCGGGAGCCTCCACCTGGAGGGCGTGCCCAGCGCCCACCCCCTCACCAGTTTCGACGGCGCCGCCGGGGATTGGCGGGGCACGCCCCTGGCCCTCACGGGCGCGGTCCCCGCCGGCCTGGTGGCGGCCTTCCGGGACCTGGGCTTCGCCCCCTTCGATCTGCCCGCCGCCGTGAAGCCCCTCTACCACGCCTGCGCCGTGCTCGCCTCGGGCCATGCCGCCACCCTGTGGCTGGGCGCCCGGGAACTGCTGGCCCGCCAGGGCGTGGCGCTGCCGGGCCGGGGCCTGGCCCCCCTGGCGGAGGCCACCCTCCGCAACGTGGAGAAGCACGGCGCCGCGGGCCGCACCGGCCCCTTCGTGCGCGGGGACGCCGCGACCGTCGCCCGGGACGCCGCCGCCCTGCCCGGGGACTGGAGGGACGTGTTCCTGGAACTTGGAGACCTTTGA
- a CDS encoding M61 family metallopeptidase, which yields MAVKQIPLEPVLVTIRPLSLSMHEIQVELQFPPGAVEGEAVLALPAWTPGSYLVRDYARFLDRLEVSDGAGQPVPCRKLDKQRWRVEGSPRGLRVVYRLFCNDLTVRTNHVDALHAHLVGAATFLYLEDQPQRPFEVRFEGWPKGWRVATSLPRREGSYLAEDHDTLVDSPFELGTFRVHTFRSRGCEFQVAVTGPHPGDEARIVEATEAIVGAAARIFGGFPFRRYLFLLTFSPKLRGGLEHRDCTSLIADPQQMERTEGYYDLFTLIAHEFFHVWNVKRMRDTVLGPFDYRAENPTRLLWFHEGFTSFMQFDLVMKAGVVPWSWVSRKLAASWTDNTTRAGRLEQSLEEASFDAWIRHYKPTEFSPNSTVSYYDMGAMAGWMMDAELRLATGGAKGLDGLFALLWERHGDGHLTDADVRRAFHDLSGKDPQPFWSAHIQGRAPLDASSIEKAYGIRLNARAPWETLSGPDADDPDALRRARAWAGLVLQGGAPVVHNVVPGSPAARAGLGYGMEILAVDGWRTATAQEVQNRLGDAGPGDQVRILAAERGRVETFPLTLAENPQRTISITADLKATPVQKSAFQAWTGQPFPARRA from the coding sequence ATGGCCGTGAAACAGATTCCCCTGGAGCCGGTGCTGGTCACCATCCGCCCCCTCAGCCTATCCATGCACGAGATCCAGGTGGAGCTCCAGTTCCCTCCCGGGGCGGTGGAGGGCGAGGCCGTGCTGGCCCTGCCGGCCTGGACCCCGGGCTCGTACCTGGTGCGGGACTACGCGCGGTTCCTGGACCGCCTCGAGGTCTCCGACGGCGCGGGCCAGCCCGTCCCCTGCCGGAAGCTGGACAAGCAGCGCTGGCGCGTGGAGGGCTCCCCCCGGGGCCTCCGGGTGGTCTATCGCCTCTTCTGCAACGACCTCACGGTGCGCACCAACCACGTGGACGCCCTCCACGCCCACCTGGTGGGCGCGGCCACCTTCCTCTACCTGGAGGACCAGCCCCAGCGGCCCTTCGAGGTGCGGTTCGAGGGCTGGCCCAAGGGCTGGCGCGTGGCCACCAGCCTTCCCCGGCGCGAAGGGAGCTACCTCGCCGAGGACCACGACACCCTGGTGGATTCGCCCTTCGAGCTGGGCACCTTCCGCGTGCACACCTTCCGGTCCCGGGGCTGCGAGTTCCAGGTGGCCGTCACCGGCCCCCACCCCGGGGACGAGGCGCGCATCGTGGAGGCCACCGAGGCCATCGTGGGCGCCGCGGCGCGGATCTTCGGGGGCTTCCCCTTCCGGCGCTACCTCTTCCTGCTGACCTTCAGCCCCAAGCTCCGGGGCGGCCTGGAGCACCGGGACTGCACTTCCCTCATCGCCGACCCCCAGCAGATGGAGCGGACCGAAGGCTACTACGACCTCTTCACCCTCATCGCCCACGAATTCTTCCACGTGTGGAACGTCAAGCGCATGCGGGACACGGTGCTGGGCCCCTTCGACTACCGGGCCGAGAACCCCACCCGCCTCCTCTGGTTCCACGAGGGCTTCACCAGCTTCATGCAGTTCGACCTGGTCATGAAGGCCGGCGTGGTGCCCTGGTCCTGGGTCTCCCGGAAGCTGGCCGCGTCCTGGACCGACAACACCACCCGGGCCGGGCGCCTGGAGCAGAGCCTCGAGGAGGCCAGCTTCGACGCCTGGATCCGCCACTACAAGCCCACCGAGTTCTCCCCGAACAGCACCGTGAGCTACTACGACATGGGCGCCATGGCGGGGTGGATGATGGACGCCGAACTGCGCCTGGCCACGGGCGGCGCCAAGGGCCTGGACGGGCTTTTCGCGCTCCTGTGGGAGCGCCACGGGGACGGGCACCTCACCGACGCGGATGTGCGCAGGGCCTTCCACGACCTCTCCGGCAAGGATCCCCAGCCCTTCTGGAGCGCCCACATCCAGGGCCGGGCGCCCCTGGACGCGTCGTCCATCGAGAAGGCCTACGGCATCAGGCTGAACGCCCGCGCCCCCTGGGAGACACTCTCCGGCCCCGACGCCGACGACCCCGACGCCCTGCGGCGGGCCCGGGCCTGGGCGGGCCTGGTCCTCCAGGGCGGCGCCCCCGTCGTGCACAACGTCGTTCCCGGCTCCCCCGCGGCCCGGGCGGGCCTGGGCTACGGCATGGAGATCCTCGCGGTGGACGGGTGGCGCACGGCCACCGCCCAGGAGGTGCAGAACCGCCTGGGGGATGCCGGCCCGGGTGACCAGGTGCGCATCCTCGCCGCCGAAAGGGGGCGGGTGGAGACCTTCCCCCTGACCCTCGCCGAGAACCCCCAGCGGACCATCTCCATCACCGCCGACCTGAAGGCCACCCCGGTGCAGAAGTCCGCCTTCCAGGCCTGGACGGGGCAGCCCTTCCCGGCCCGCCGCGCATGA
- a CDS encoding ribonuclease HII, whose product MNPLDWDLGNLPGGIPWGGVDEAGRGAWAGPVVAACAVLDREAAARWGHVLREARDSKLVPPDKRAAMAAELKMILPCWAVAEVDNMAIDRENILEASLMAMRQAVSGCEIRPRILLVDGNRAPRTGLAERLVVDGDALSCAIACASILAKTHRDELMTGMEAVLPGYGFARHKGYGTPLHRRALADLGPSPVHRISYAPVAALQRPEEGLRGPLAEAMEACATVAELQAWVETALRPAYAKLKLEWIEALRSRYAERLAVLAGPEP is encoded by the coding sequence ATGAACCCGCTGGACTGGGACCTGGGCAACCTCCCCGGGGGCATCCCCTGGGGCGGCGTGGACGAGGCCGGCCGGGGCGCCTGGGCCGGTCCCGTGGTGGCCGCCTGCGCCGTGCTGGACCGGGAGGCCGCGGCGCGGTGGGGCCACGTGCTCCGGGAGGCCCGGGACAGCAAGCTCGTCCCCCCCGACAAGCGCGCCGCCATGGCCGCGGAACTCAAGATGATCCTCCCCTGCTGGGCGGTGGCGGAGGTGGACAACATGGCCATCGACCGCGAAAACATCCTGGAGGCTTCGCTCATGGCCATGCGCCAGGCGGTGTCCGGGTGCGAGATCCGGCCCCGCATCCTCCTGGTGGACGGCAACCGCGCCCCCCGCACGGGGCTGGCGGAGCGGCTCGTGGTGGACGGCGACGCCCTGAGCTGCGCCATCGCCTGCGCCTCCATCCTCGCCAAGACCCACCGGGACGAGCTCATGACCGGCATGGAGGCGGTCCTGCCGGGCTACGGCTTCGCCCGGCACAAGGGCTACGGGACCCCCCTGCACCGCAGGGCCCTGGCCGACCTGGGTCCCTCCCCCGTCCACCGCATCAGCTACGCGCCCGTGGCCGCGCTGCAGCGCCCGGAGGAGGGGCTCCGGGGCCCCCTGGCCGAAGCCATGGAGGCCTGCGCCACGGTGGCCGAGCTCCAGGCCTGGGTGGAGACCGCCCTGCGCCCGGCCTACGCGAAACTGAAGCTGGAATGGATCGAGGCCCTGAGGTCCCGGTACGCCGAGCGCCTCGCCGTCCTCGCCGGTCCCGAGCCGTGA
- a CDS encoding (deoxy)nucleoside triphosphate pyrophosphohydrolase translates to MSALRVCVAAIRREGRFFLQRRDPLAARFPALWELPGGKAEPGETPEAALRRELQEELGWAPERVAPLATVAHDYGAFRVELQVFLCEGPGTLHAPLAWGWFTPGEMARLPMPEANRGLPETLACAPR, encoded by the coding sequence GTGAGCGCCCTCCGCGTGTGCGTCGCGGCCATCCGCCGGGAGGGGAGGTTCTTCCTCCAGCGCCGGGACCCGCTCGCCGCGCGGTTCCCGGCCTTGTGGGAACTCCCCGGGGGAAAGGCCGAGCCCGGAGAGACGCCGGAGGCCGCGCTGCGGAGGGAGCTCCAGGAGGAGCTGGGCTGGGCGCCGGAGCGGGTCGCGCCCCTGGCCACGGTGGCCCACGACTACGGCGCCTTCCGGGTGGAACTCCAGGTGTTCCTCTGCGAAGGGCCGGGGACCCTGCATGCGCCCCTGGCCTGGGGCTGGTTCACCCCTGGGGAAATGGCGCGACTGCCCATGCCCGAAGCCAACCGGGGGCTCCCGGAAACCCTGGCCTGCGCGCCCCGGTGA
- a CDS encoding DPP IV N-terminal domain-containing protein encodes MISRVILGLGMMFAPAAWARAQQGQEVVLEASAGAKLGIAVPRPQVSGIAEAKASADFHQVLVKDLDEAGPFAVIRSGQPSGTDPASYKGWADAGTEWLVTTTLTRAGDGSVEVVAQVVDVKAAQDKKARTAVFSKRYTGKEAALRRMAHKLSDDLMARLTGQPGVASTSVVFVRQLSPGIKEIFQMDRDGANLVPITNYKSLTISPTVAPDGRVAYVTYKGGAPEIWGQRTVGGPHVRLYPVSGKVDGHCFCPVWSPDGKRLALVQGDRRGNTDIVVLDVATGRVRRLTDSNCINTDPSWNPAGTQLAFTSDREGGPQIYLMEEDGSNVRRLTREGNYNGSPAWSPSGTMVAYVSRFEGKFDLFVYKLGDGKSYQITTGVASSESPSWSPDERRIVFTSGSRGGMQLYTTDLSGNTLRKLTAFDGCQSPKWTRSR; translated from the coding sequence GTGATTTCGCGGGTGATTCTCGGCCTGGGGATGATGTTCGCCCCGGCCGCGTGGGCCCGGGCCCAGCAGGGACAGGAGGTCGTCCTGGAGGCGTCCGCCGGCGCCAAGCTGGGCATCGCCGTCCCCCGCCCCCAGGTGTCGGGCATCGCGGAGGCCAAGGCCAGCGCGGACTTCCACCAGGTCCTGGTCAAGGACCTGGACGAGGCAGGGCCCTTCGCCGTCATCCGGAGCGGCCAGCCTTCGGGCACCGACCCCGCAAGCTACAAGGGCTGGGCCGACGCGGGCACCGAGTGGCTCGTCACCACCACCCTGACCCGGGCCGGCGACGGCTCCGTGGAGGTCGTGGCCCAGGTGGTGGACGTCAAGGCCGCCCAGGACAAGAAGGCCCGCACCGCCGTCTTCAGCAAGCGCTACACCGGCAAGGAGGCCGCGCTCCGGCGCATGGCCCACAAGCTTTCCGACGACCTCATGGCCCGGCTCACGGGGCAGCCCGGGGTGGCCTCCACCTCCGTGGTATTCGTGAGGCAGCTGAGCCCGGGCATCAAGGAGATCTTCCAGATGGACCGGGACGGGGCGAACCTGGTTCCCATCACCAACTACAAGAGCCTCACCATCTCCCCCACCGTGGCCCCGGACGGCCGGGTCGCCTACGTCACCTACAAGGGCGGCGCCCCCGAGATCTGGGGCCAGCGCACCGTGGGCGGGCCCCACGTGCGGCTCTACCCCGTGTCCGGCAAGGTGGATGGCCACTGCTTCTGCCCGGTGTGGTCCCCGGACGGCAAGCGCCTGGCCCTGGTGCAGGGGGACCGGCGCGGCAACACGGACATCGTGGTGCTGGACGTGGCCACGGGCAGGGTCCGCCGCCTCACGGACAGCAACTGCATCAACACCGACCCCTCCTGGAACCCCGCGGGAACCCAGCTGGCCTTCACCTCGGATCGCGAGGGTGGTCCCCAGATCTACCTCATGGAGGAGGACGGCTCCAATGTCCGCCGCCTGACCCGGGAGGGGAACTACAACGGAAGCCCCGCCTGGAGCCCCTCGGGCACCATGGTCGCCTACGTCTCCCGTTTCGAGGGGAAATTCGATCTTTTCGTCTACAAGCTTGGGGACGGGAAGTCCTATCAAATTACGACGGGCGTGGCCAGTTCCGAATCCCCCTCCTGGTCTCCCGATGAACGCAGGATCGTTTTCACCAGCGGAAGCCGGGGCGGAATGCAGCTCTATACCACGGACCTTTCGGGCAACACCCTTAGAAAGCTCACTGCATTTGATGGTTGTCAAAGTCCTAAATGGACGCGGTCCAGATAA